Proteins encoded in a region of the Elusimicrobiota bacterium genome:
- the btuD_2 gene encoding Vitamin B12 import ATP-binding protein BtuD — protein sequence MTAPLIEVKNLAKTYHVSERAEGFWGSVKGLFKRRVRPVEAVKSVSFSIQPGELVAFLGPNGAGKTTTLKMLSGLLYPTGGEIRVLGHVPFDKKNDFLNRFSFVMGQRHQLWWELPAVDTFRLNAAVFSLSSQAFKNRLKELDDLLDLDPLWNTPVKKLSLGQRMKMELACSLIHNPELLLLDEPTIGLDVVMQKTLRDFIERVNREKGTTVLLTSHNMEDIETLCRRVIVIHHGILLFDGELTDLVNRFVPAKFVSADLLNDPKGINFASFGRVMNVSGTRIQWEIPREDISRGVAAILKELPVKDLTVEEMPLDEVVRRIFREGSV from the coding sequence ATGACGGCACCTCTCATTGAAGTGAAAAATTTGGCCAAAACTTACCACGTGTCTGAACGGGCGGAGGGTTTTTGGGGATCCGTGAAAGGTCTTTTCAAACGGCGGGTTCGGCCAGTAGAAGCGGTCAAGTCAGTCAGTTTTTCGATTCAGCCGGGGGAGTTGGTGGCTTTTTTGGGACCCAATGGCGCCGGGAAAACAACAACCCTGAAAATGCTTTCTGGACTTCTTTATCCCACGGGGGGGGAGATTCGCGTGTTGGGTCATGTCCCCTTTGATAAAAAAAACGATTTTTTAAATCGGTTTTCATTTGTGATGGGACAACGCCACCAATTGTGGTGGGAATTGCCCGCGGTTGACACGTTTCGGCTCAATGCCGCCGTATTCAGCTTGAGCTCGCAGGCATTTAAAAATCGTTTGAAAGAGTTGGATGACTTGTTGGATCTGGACCCACTCTGGAATACGCCGGTCAAGAAATTATCGTTGGGACAGCGCATGAAAATGGAGTTGGCTTGTTCGCTCATTCATAACCCTGAATTGTTGCTATTGGATGAGCCCACCATTGGGTTGGATGTGGTAATGCAGAAAACGCTTCGGGACTTTATTGAACGGGTGAACCGAGAAAAGGGGACCACCGTCCTTTTAACCAGTCACAACATGGAAGACATTGAAACCCTCTGCCGCCGCGTGATTGTCATCCATCATGGGATTTTGCTTTTTGATGGAGAATTAACTGATCTCGTGAACCGTTTTGTGCCTGCGAAATTTGTGAGCGCCGATTTGCTTAATGATCCCAAAGGGATCAATTTCGCCTCCTTCGGTCGGGTGATGAACGTGAGTGGAACTCGCATTCAGTGGGAAATTCCGCGAGAAGATATTTCCCGGGGTGTTGCGGCCATTCTCAAAGAACTTCCGGTGAAAGACCTGACCGTTGAAGAAATGCCGTTGGATGAAGTGGTCCGTCGAATTTTTCGAGAGGGATCGGTATAA
- the addB gene encoding ATP-dependent helicase/deoxyribonuclease subunit B yields the protein MSGTFHPGLELAFLGRIKEIKKDPLASVAVVAPSSRLVERLQWVLAADGGSYLNIHFHTFASLAEMVVDAHAPLSKSILSDPLFFDTLVKQIVKDDKPFEAFSDMAVPDGFPPAVRGTLRDLLDAGIHQENVDELIQEGFVGTDVDLGSLRSLLNLHRLYLRRIDKLDVLPRSELLKQAIKLAPTSAALAKYQEILYYGFYDLTGLQADFFQAVAKHFPSRFFFPYVHDHPAYSFAKNFRDVFVQPVMQDEIICPTDKSSNLLRILNISGIRDEAWFIANEIRRLHDEEGIEFLEMGVVARTKDRLGFVIQEAFQDRGIPFKTTHHPSLLMFPETQEALKTLQAHHLPEEFLSWEKAIQLAGERLASFSNPLKESVASLAPFEQIVKHVTWDNFIETLRDRWSRMERRDPSSAEAGVSLLYAEAARGLPFKALFLIGLEEKVFPRIVREDPFLRDDAREALNGIGYKISKKMTALEEEKLLFELLVSAASERLYLLYQRSNDEGGVVGASPFLRAFAEERGVNLDEEVVSLPRPLMAKIKSANPATLGFSDVMVGLLAAHQQAEALQLAQGVGRDEGNLERGLRLQKSIHSFNELGVYDGLIGKRSAAEVFHQGKISATALETYGQCGFKYFASRLLGLAPLEKEGDEEQLAADIRGQLVHRFVEAFFRQVTKEGQSPPPTQFPREKFNTLFDTMVTLTPPDGTQVPLVLWQATREGLKSVLSVFLENEINFLRSQKITPVFFEVEVEGRLPAPLDGIVWTGKIDRIDETPEGAEILDYKSGRPFKTKTVSTLAKNGEKLQAPLYLLLAGQFLEKMGRKAKSLSFRYEFVDYLGESRVMSSDEWAIHSQSIQTTIRDMVDSARQGNFVMKPGWYCDYCEVVRVCRKNHGISVYRSEQGVAK from the coding sequence GTGTCGGGGACTTTTCATCCTGGTCTGGAATTGGCTTTCCTCGGCAGGATCAAAGAAATCAAAAAGGACCCCCTGGCCAGCGTGGCTGTGGTGGCTCCCTCGTCTCGTTTGGTTGAGAGGTTACAATGGGTCTTGGCGGCCGACGGCGGTTCTTATCTCAATATCCATTTCCACACTTTTGCCTCTTTGGCTGAAATGGTGGTGGATGCGCATGCGCCTTTAAGTAAATCCATTTTAAGTGATCCGCTTTTTTTTGACACTCTCGTCAAACAGATTGTTAAAGATGACAAACCTTTTGAGGCCTTTTCTGATATGGCGGTTCCAGACGGTTTTCCACCCGCGGTTCGCGGCACGTTGCGTGATTTGTTGGACGCCGGCATCCACCAGGAAAATGTCGACGAATTGATCCAAGAAGGGTTTGTGGGAACCGACGTTGATCTGGGGAGTTTGCGGAGTTTGCTCAACCTCCACCGGCTCTATTTAAGGCGAATCGATAAACTGGATGTTCTTCCCAGGTCAGAACTACTCAAACAGGCGATCAAGCTGGCCCCCACCTCAGCGGCGCTCGCAAAATATCAGGAAATTCTTTATTACGGGTTCTATGATCTGACCGGTCTCCAGGCTGATTTTTTTCAGGCGGTGGCGAAACATTTTCCTTCTCGATTTTTCTTTCCCTATGTTCATGATCATCCCGCCTATTCATTCGCCAAAAATTTCAGGGACGTTTTCGTTCAACCTGTCATGCAGGATGAAATTATTTGTCCAACCGACAAATCCTCCAATCTCTTAAGAATTCTCAATATATCGGGGATTCGCGATGAAGCCTGGTTTATCGCCAATGAGATTCGTCGGTTGCATGATGAAGAAGGCATCGAATTCTTGGAAATGGGGGTGGTGGCCCGCACGAAGGATCGATTGGGTTTTGTTATTCAAGAGGCTTTTCAGGACCGAGGCATTCCTTTTAAAACAACACATCATCCCTCCCTTCTTATGTTTCCAGAAACACAAGAAGCGCTCAAAACTTTGCAGGCCCATCATTTACCCGAAGAGTTCCTGTCATGGGAAAAGGCCATTCAATTGGCCGGAGAACGGCTGGCTTCTTTTTCCAATCCATTGAAAGAGAGTGTGGCGTCATTGGCTCCATTTGAACAGATCGTGAAACACGTCACTTGGGACAATTTCATCGAAACATTGAGAGACCGGTGGTCTCGCATGGAAAGGCGAGATCCTTCCTCAGCGGAGGCCGGCGTGTCATTGCTCTATGCTGAAGCGGCACGGGGTTTGCCTTTCAAAGCGCTTTTTTTAATCGGTCTTGAGGAAAAAGTTTTCCCGCGTATTGTGCGCGAAGATCCTTTTTTGCGTGATGATGCTCGCGAGGCACTGAATGGAATCGGATACAAAATCTCAAAAAAAATGACGGCTCTGGAGGAAGAAAAACTTCTTTTTGAGTTGTTGGTATCAGCGGCATCAGAGCGGCTGTATTTGCTTTATCAGCGCTCCAATGATGAGGGCGGCGTGGTGGGCGCCTCTCCTTTTTTGCGCGCGTTCGCTGAGGAGCGGGGAGTGAACCTTGACGAAGAAGTTGTTTCCTTGCCACGACCTTTGATGGCGAAGATCAAAAGCGCGAACCCCGCCACTTTGGGTTTTAGCGATGTGATGGTGGGTTTGCTAGCGGCTCATCAACAAGCAGAGGCCCTTCAATTGGCTCAAGGGGTGGGACGAGATGAGGGAAACCTTGAAAGAGGGCTTCGTCTTCAAAAAAGTATTCACAGTTTTAATGAATTGGGCGTTTATGATGGCCTGATTGGAAAAAGGAGCGCCGCAGAGGTGTTTCACCAAGGAAAAATATCCGCCACCGCGCTTGAAACCTATGGCCAATGCGGTTTTAAATATTTTGCCTCCCGTCTCCTTGGGCTGGCCCCTCTCGAGAAGGAGGGGGATGAGGAGCAATTGGCGGCGGATATTCGGGGCCAATTGGTTCATCGGTTTGTAGAGGCATTTTTTCGGCAAGTAACCAAAGAAGGCCAGTCGCCGCCGCCAACTCAATTTCCTCGGGAAAAATTTAACACTCTGTTTGACACGATGGTGACTCTCACTCCGCCGGATGGGACTCAGGTTCCTTTGGTTCTTTGGCAGGCGACGCGTGAAGGATTGAAAAGTGTCTTGTCGGTATTTCTTGAAAATGAAATTAACTTTTTGCGTTCACAAAAAATCACCCCGGTTTTTTTTGAAGTGGAGGTGGAAGGACGATTGCCGGCCCCTTTGGATGGCATTGTTTGGACGGGAAAAATAGACCGTATTGATGAAACGCCTGAGGGAGCCGAGATTCTTGATTATAAAAGCGGTCGTCCATTTAAAACGAAAACCGTGTCCACGCTTGCCAAAAATGGGGAAAAACTTCAGGCGCCGCTTTATCTTTTATTGGCCGGTCAGTTCCTTGAAAAAATGGGACGAAAAGCGAAATCCCTGTCCTTCCGTTATGAATTCGTTGATTATTTGGGCGAGTCGCGCGTGATGAGTTCTGATGAATGGGCCATTCATTCTCAAAGCATCCAAACCACCATTCGGGATATGGTCGATTCTGCGCGTCAAGGAAATTTTGTGATGAAGCCGGGGTGGTATTGCGATTATTGCGAGGTGGTGCGAGTGTGCCGGAAAAACCATGGCATTTCTGTCTACCGCTCTGAGCAGGGGGTCGCAAAGTGA